A genomic window from Phaenicophaeus curvirostris isolate KB17595 chromosome 34, BPBGC_Pcur_1.0, whole genome shotgun sequence includes:
- the LOC138732626 gene encoding olfactory receptor 14A16-like — protein MTVPHVWRQQMSNSSSITQFLLLPFADSRELQLLHFWLFLGIYLAALVGNGLIIITIACDHHLHTPMYFFLLNLALLDMGSISTTVPKSMANSLWDTRAISYSGCVAQMFLFIFFLGTEYFLLTVMSYDRYVAICNPLHYGTLLGSRACVHMAAAAWGTGFLSALLHTASTFSLPLCQGNAVDQFFCEIPQILKLSCSHANLREVGLIVVSFLVAFGCFVFIVVSYVQIFRAVLRIPSEQGRHKAFSTCLPHLAVVSLFLSTDTFTYLKPPSFSSPSMNLVVSFLYAVVTPALNPLIYGLRNKDLKDALRELITGQSSDAINS, from the coding sequence ATGACAGTGCCCCATgtctggaggcagcagatgtccaacagcagctccatcacccagttcctcctcctgccattcgcagactcacgggagctgcagctcttgcacttctggctcttcctgggcatctacctggctgccctcgtgggcaacggcctcatcatcatcaccatcgcctgcgaccaccacctccacacccccatgtacttcttcctcctcaacctcgccctcctcGACATGggatccatctccaccactgtccccaaatccatggccaattccctctgggacaccagggccatctcctactcaggatgtgttgcccaaatgtttctatttattttcttccttggtacagaatattttcttctcacagtcatgtcctacgaccgctacgttgccatctgcaaccccctgcactacgggaccctcctgggcagcagagcttgtgtccacatggcagcagctgcctggggcactgggtttctctctgctctgctgcacacggccagtacattttccctgcccctgtgccagggcaatgctgtggaccagttcttctgtgaaatcccgcagatcctcaagctctcctgctcacatgcCAACCTCCGGGAGGTTGGGCTTATTGTGGTTAGTTTCTTAGTagcttttggctgttttgttttcattgtggtgtcctatgtgcagatcttcagggccgtgctgaggatcccctcggagcagggacggcacaaagccttctccacgtgcctccctcacctggctgtggtctccctgtttctcagcactgaCACGTTTACCTACCTTaagcctccctccttctcctccccatccatgAATTTAGTTGTGTCGTTTCTCTATGCAGTGGTAACTCCAGCACTGAATCCCCTCATCTACGGCTTGAGGAACAAGGACCTCAAGGATGCGCTGCGGGAACTTATAACTGGACAGAGCTCTGATGCAATAAATTCCTGa